In the genome of Chryseobacterium oryzae, one region contains:
- a CDS encoding NADP-dependent malic enzyme, with translation MASKNNRDEAKFNQAALDYHKAEPKGKIEVIPSKPHSSQRDLSLAYSPGVAVPCMEIHDKPETVYDYTGKGNLVAVISNGTAVLGLGDIGAEASKPVMEGKGLLFKIFADINVFDIEINEKDPDKFIQIVKGIAPTFGGINLEDIKAPEAFYIEQKLKEELDIPLMHDDQHGTAIISAAALINALQIANKKIEEVKMVVNGAGAAAIACTNLYISLGLKRENVLMCDSKGVINHKRENLTPEKIDFIAQTDIDTLEEALKGSDVFIGLSKGNIMTAEMISSMNENPIVFALANPDPEISYDLAVATRKDVIMATGRSDFPNQVNNVLGFPYIFRGALDVQSRGINEEMKLAAVHAIADLAKEPVPEAVVLAYNLKNLQFGREYFIPKPFDNRLITKVSSAVAKAAIESGVARKTISDFDEYENQLLDRMGRDEKLIRMMQNRAKANPKRITLGNAEEYNVLKAAQILYEEGIAHPILMGDKKYIKKQMERFGIQLDLPIVDPSDDDQKENRKKYRETLWKLRQRKGMNEYKAKRFVRQRDYFGPLMLKHGDTDGLIVGFSKNYTSVLRPVLEIIEKDKGVDKVAAMMMILSEKKPIFFADTSINQNPTAEDLVNIAKMAEFTVKSFAIEPRIAMLGFENFAAISETSKKVAKAVSMLHEKYPKMIVDGEIQPDFAMNADHLSDYPFSKLGQTPANTFIFPNLESANLSYKIIRGMKVAQVIGPILMGLKQPVHVLQMRSSVDEIVNLATVAVLDAQRREAKK, from the coding sequence ATGGCAAGCAAAAACAATCGCGACGAAGCAAAATTTAATCAGGCAGCGTTAGATTATCATAAAGCAGAACCAAAAGGTAAGATAGAGGTTATTCCTTCCAAACCCCATTCATCACAAAGAGATTTATCTTTGGCATATTCTCCGGGTGTGGCTGTACCTTGTATGGAAATCCACGATAAGCCGGAAACAGTATATGATTATACTGGAAAAGGCAATTTGGTGGCAGTTATTTCTAACGGAACAGCTGTTTTAGGGTTGGGAGACATCGGTGCGGAAGCTTCAAAGCCCGTAATGGAAGGAAAAGGACTTCTATTTAAAATTTTTGCAGATATCAACGTTTTCGATATTGAAATCAACGAAAAAGATCCAGATAAATTTATACAGATTGTTAAAGGTATTGCTCCCACTTTCGGAGGAATCAACCTAGAAGATATTAAAGCACCAGAAGCTTTTTATATAGAACAAAAATTGAAGGAGGAATTAGATATTCCTTTAATGCACGACGACCAGCACGGTACCGCTATTATTTCTGCAGCGGCACTCATTAATGCACTTCAGATTGCCAATAAAAAAATTGAAGAAGTAAAAATGGTGGTAAATGGAGCAGGAGCTGCAGCCATTGCTTGTACTAATCTTTATATTTCTTTAGGTCTGAAAAGAGAGAATGTTTTAATGTGCGATAGCAAAGGAGTTATTAATCATAAAAGAGAAAACCTTACGCCAGAGAAAATAGATTTTATTGCTCAGACAGATATCGATACTCTTGAAGAAGCCTTAAAAGGTTCCGATGTTTTTATTGGCTTGTCTAAAGGAAATATCATGACGGCTGAAATGATCAGCAGTATGAACGAAAATCCTATCGTCTTTGCATTGGCAAATCCGGATCCGGAAATTTCTTACGATTTGGCTGTTGCTACAAGAAAAGACGTTATTATGGCAACGGGAAGAAGCGATTTTCCTAATCAGGTAAACAATGTTTTAGGTTTTCCTTATATTTTCCGTGGAGCTTTGGACGTTCAGTCAAGAGGAATTAACGAAGAAATGAAGCTTGCCGCTGTTCATGCCATTGCCGATTTGGCAAAAGAGCCTGTTCCGGAAGCGGTTGTTTTAGCTTATAATTTAAAGAATTTACAATTCGGTAGAGAATATTTTATTCCGAAACCGTTTGATAACCGATTGATTACCAAAGTTTCTAGTGCAGTTGCCAAAGCAGCGATAGAAAGTGGGGTTGCAAGAAAAACAATTTCCGATTTCGACGAGTACGAAAACCAGCTTCTCGACAGAATGGGCAGAGATGAAAAGCTGATTAGAATGATGCAGAACCGCGCTAAAGCAAATCCTAAGAGAATTACTTTAGGGAATGCCGAGGAATACAATGTACTGAAAGCTGCTCAGATATTATACGAAGAAGGAATTGCACATCCTATTCTTATGGGTGACAAAAAATATATCAAGAAGCAGATGGAGCGTTTCGGAATTCAGTTAGATTTACCAATTGTAGATCCAAGCGATGATGACCAAAAAGAAAACCGTAAAAAGTACAGAGAAACTCTTTGGAAGCTTCGTCAGAGAAAAGGAATGAACGAATACAAAGCAAAAAGATTTGTACGCCAAAGAGATTATTTCGGACCTTTAATGCTAAAACATGGTGATACAGACGGTTTAATTGTAGGTTTTTCTAAAAATTATACTTCTGTTCTTCGTCCTGTTCTGGAAATTATAGAAAAAGATAAAGGAGTAGATAAAGTGGCTGCGATGATGATGATTTTATCTGAAAAGAAACCTATTTTCTTTGCCGATACTTCCATCAATCAAAATCCTACGGCTGAAGATTTGGTAAACATCGCTAAAATGGCAGAGTTTACAGTAAAATCTTTTGCCATAGAACCAAGAATTGCTATGCTTGGATTCGAAAATTTTGCTGCGATCTCCGAAACTTCTAAAAAAGTGGCGAAAGCAGTAAGTATGCTTCACGAAAAATATCCTAAAATGATTGTTGATGGAGAAATTCAGCCGGATTTTGCTATGAACGCAGATCATTTAAGCGATTATCCGTTTTCTAAATTAGGACAAACTCCTGCAAATACATTTATATTTCCTAACCTGGAATCTGCAAACCTTTCTTACAAAATTATAAGAGGAATGAAGGTTGCTCAGGTTATCGGACCTATTTTGATGGGATTGAAACAGCCTGTACATGTTTTACAGATGCGTTCTAGTGTAGATGAAATCGTAAATTTGGCAACAGTAGCAGTTTTGGATGCTCAGAGAAGAGAAGCTAAAAAATAA